The following proteins come from a genomic window of Dermacentor albipictus isolate Rhodes 1998 colony chromosome 8, USDA_Dalb.pri_finalv2, whole genome shotgun sequence:
- the LOC135912902 gene encoding retinoic acid-induced protein 1-like isoform X1, producing the protein MLAWCGRPERGGVDGVGAQYASSPQVPWRGMADPAAYPGCVGQSMNFAEHPYENRGPGHCQSSGGGYPYPSQYRPHPSSPPASYGPPPGQHCGGNYGNGPMPSSPGPYQRQPYPGAVPEMRYGPRHSAPPAYPGSPAPLSKPPGAWDHSMGGGNYGTRPVMMQSPPPIRSPVSSAQTLHSMGNYRTVVPPGPAGPPMGVAPPPPHGSVPVSQSQSPSWSQSPRTTPSPLACHARSPAPPQQPPFSPPTPAPTPQLQKPPSPISGSHDPLQSLEKMVLLDPHNSGGGNVNYGGMQESSGYGSNSGGGTESGPSSPYPTYYNLDQNRMCTPPDPGPPYGIANFAATGAYRTVLPNMDNPALRSERTSSGGIPAPAPPPGVYPQPVVNGVSDGDFGTSSSPMAGPPPRVSEFDRPYAGAGPRGGTPPCDDLTKRRRSSDSALCNRPSSVGVPGPSGATSASGAVDSGCKLRRRSVAGVPDGIGASPGPLTVMPGEPAHRVKTEPEVSTSEPERVPVSEVVCFSGTSAATTTTSAAKATSATAASSVATTPATQQPSPTKRKRGRPFGTKNKAKDSATVGKRRRRKAVATVHPVPAATPTTAVAAAATTKVRTPTTGPYIRVFGTRERPLSSHIVNVAPRTVPEDESKRKKVSAPARVGPHHPTGRRLAGSAAHTSTLSPHYDAVTRDPTWLCAFCLKGSHHQGLGDLYGPYPGTVVRPAEPEPVSCQEEVLRRGRATKRKKSDSTSGTEEGSTPRRCSRQRRPSEAEREVEVSKELWVHETCATWSQGVYLGGNRVHGLQEAVAEAAHLVCCKCKLVGASLGCITRGCSEKYHYLCAVEKGCYLDTENFSIVCSKHKKPNARPS; encoded by the exons ATGTTGGCGTGGTGCG GACGTCCGGAGAGGGGCGGCGTGGACGGCGTAGGGGCCCAGTACGCCAGCTCCCCCCAGGTTCCCTGGAGGGGCATGGCTGATCCAGCCGCCTACCCGG GTTGTGTTGGGCAGAGCATGAACTTTGCAGAACACCCCTATGAAAATCGTGGG CCTGGTCACTGTCAAAGCAGTGGTGGGGGCTACCCGTACCCGTCACAGTATCGTCCGCACCCGAGCTCTCCACCCGCGTCCTACGGTCCACCACCGGGCCAGCACTGTGGCGGAAACTACGGCAACGGCCCCATGCCGAGCAGCCCGGGGCCATACCAGCGGCAGCCGTATCCTGGCGCTGTGCCCGAGATGCGCTACGGTCCCCGTCACTCAGCCCCACCTGCATATCCAGGCTCCCCGGCACCACTCTCAAAGCCACCAGGCGCGTGGGATCACAGCATGGGCGGTGGAAATTATGGCACAAGGCCAGTCATGATGCAGAGTCCACCACCGATCCGCTCGCCTGTCAGCAGTGCACAGACACTGCACTCAATGGGAAACTATCGGACAGTAGTACCCCCAGGGCCGGCTGGCCCTCCCATGGGCGTGGCCCCACCCCCACCACATGGCAGTGTACCGGTCTCGCAGAGCCAGTCACCGTCGTGGTCCCAATCACCCAGAACAACCCCATCCCCGCTGGCCTGCCATGCGCGGTCCCCAGCACCCCCGCAACAGCCGCCCTTCTCTCCACCAACGCCTGCACCCACCCCGCAGCTCCAGAAGCCACCCTCACCAATATCCGGCTCCCACGATCCTCTCCAGTCGCTGGAGAAAATGGTTCTTCTGGACCCACACAATAGCGGCGGTGGAAACGTAAATTATGGCGGCATGCAGGAGTCCTCTGGCTACGGATCTAATTCGGGTGGTGGCACTGAGAGTGGGCCCAGCTCACCTTATCCGACTTACTACAACCTCGACCAGAACCGGATGTGCACCCCACCGGATCCGGGGCCTCCTTATGGCATTGCGAACTTCGCTGCCACGGGCGCCTACCGTACAGTGCTGCCCAACATGGACAACCCTGCTCTGCGGAGCGAAAGGACCAGTAGTGGGGGCATTCCCGCACCTGCCCCGCCCCCTGGTGTGTACCCTCAACCTGTTGTGAATGGTGTGAGTGATGGTGATTTTGGGACGAGTAGTAGTCCCATGGCGGGTCCTCCACCCAGGGTCAGTGAATTTGACCGACCGTACGCTGGTGCAGGACCACGGGGAGGAACACCACCCTGCGACGACCTGACAAAGCGACGGCGGAGTTCGGACAGTGCACTGTGCAATCGGCCTTCCAGTGTTGGAGTCCCCGGTCCGTCGGGGGCGACGTCGGCTTCGGGTGCAGTGGACAGTGGGTGCAAGCTCAGGCGGCGCAGTGTTGCAGGTGTTCCTGATGGGATAGGCGCATCACCGGGGCCCCTGACAGTTATGCCTGGTGAACCAGCACATAGGGTGAAAACAGAACCAGAAGTGAGCACGTCAGAACCAGAACGTGTGCCAGTGAGTGAGGTGGTGTGTTTTAGTGGTACttctgctgctactactactactagtgcTGCCAAAGCTACAAGTGCCACCGCTGCTTCTTCTGTTGCCACTACACCAGCTACGCAACAGCCATCGCCAACAAAGCGCAAGAGGGGCCGACCCTTTGGCACAAAAAACAAGGCCAAGGACTCAGCGACTGTGGGCAAGCGAAGACGGCGCAAGGCGGTGGCTACGGTGCACCCGGTGCCTGCTGCGACGCCTACCACAGCGGTTGCGGCAGCAGCGACAACGAAAGTTCGCACGCCCACGACGGGACCCTACATTCGTGTGTTTGGGACGCGCGAGCGCCCGCTGTCATCCCACATCGTGAATGTGGCCCCACGCACTGTGCCAGAGGACGAGAGCAAGCGGAAAAAGGTCAGTGCCCCTGCCCGTGTAGGACCACACCACCCGACGGGTCGTCGGCTTGCCGGATCGGCGGCGCACACAAGCACGTTGTCACCCCACTACGACGCTGTGACGCGGGACCCTACGTGGTTGTGCGCGTTTTGCCTGAAGGGCAGCCATCACCAAG GGCTGGGTGACCTGTACGGGCCATACCCGGGCACTGTGGTGCGACCAGCCGAGCCGGAACCGGTAAGCTGCCAGGAGGAGGTGCTACGCAGGGGCAGGGCCACCAAACGGAAAAAGAGCGACTCGACCTCAGGCACCGAGGAAGGCTCCACACCGCGGCGATGCAGCCGGCAG CGGAGGCCCAGTGAAGCAGAAAGGGAAGTGGAGGTGTCCAAGGAACTCTGGGTGCACGAGACGTGTGCCACCTGGTCCCAGGGAGTGTACCTCGGTGGGAACCGGGTGCATGGACTACAAGAAGCCGTAGCCGAAGCCGCTCACCTG GTATGCTGCAAGTGCAAGCTCGTCGGTGCTTCTCTGGGCTGCATCACCCGGGGCTGCAGCGAAAAATACCACTACCTCTGTGCCGTAGAAAAAG GTTGTTATTTGGACACTGAAAACTTCTCCATCGTGTGCTCCAAACACAAG aaaccaaACGCACGCCCCTCCTAA
- the LOC135912902 gene encoding retinoic acid-induced protein 1-like isoform X2: MADPAAYPGCVGQSMNFAEHPYENRGPGHCQSSGGGYPYPSQYRPHPSSPPASYGPPPGQHCGGNYGNGPMPSSPGPYQRQPYPGAVPEMRYGPRHSAPPAYPGSPAPLSKPPGAWDHSMGGGNYGTRPVMMQSPPPIRSPVSSAQTLHSMGNYRTVVPPGPAGPPMGVAPPPPHGSVPVSQSQSPSWSQSPRTTPSPLACHARSPAPPQQPPFSPPTPAPTPQLQKPPSPISGSHDPLQSLEKMVLLDPHNSGGGNVNYGGMQESSGYGSNSGGGTESGPSSPYPTYYNLDQNRMCTPPDPGPPYGIANFAATGAYRTVLPNMDNPALRSERTSSGGIPAPAPPPGVYPQPVVNGVSDGDFGTSSSPMAGPPPRVSEFDRPYAGAGPRGGTPPCDDLTKRRRSSDSALCNRPSSVGVPGPSGATSASGAVDSGCKLRRRSVAGVPDGIGASPGPLTVMPGEPAHRVKTEPEVSTSEPERVPVSEVVCFSGTSAATTTTSAAKATSATAASSVATTPATQQPSPTKRKRGRPFGTKNKAKDSATVGKRRRRKAVATVHPVPAATPTTAVAAAATTKVRTPTTGPYIRVFGTRERPLSSHIVNVAPRTVPEDESKRKKVSAPARVGPHHPTGRRLAGSAAHTSTLSPHYDAVTRDPTWLCAFCLKGSHHQGLGDLYGPYPGTVVRPAEPEPVSCQEEVLRRGRATKRKKSDSTSGTEEGSTPRRCSRQRRPSEAEREVEVSKELWVHETCATWSQGVYLGGNRVHGLQEAVAEAAHLVCCKCKLVGASLGCITRGCSEKYHYLCAVEKGCYLDTENFSIVCSKHKKPNARPS, encoded by the exons ATGGCTGATCCAGCCGCCTACCCGG GTTGTGTTGGGCAGAGCATGAACTTTGCAGAACACCCCTATGAAAATCGTGGG CCTGGTCACTGTCAAAGCAGTGGTGGGGGCTACCCGTACCCGTCACAGTATCGTCCGCACCCGAGCTCTCCACCCGCGTCCTACGGTCCACCACCGGGCCAGCACTGTGGCGGAAACTACGGCAACGGCCCCATGCCGAGCAGCCCGGGGCCATACCAGCGGCAGCCGTATCCTGGCGCTGTGCCCGAGATGCGCTACGGTCCCCGTCACTCAGCCCCACCTGCATATCCAGGCTCCCCGGCACCACTCTCAAAGCCACCAGGCGCGTGGGATCACAGCATGGGCGGTGGAAATTATGGCACAAGGCCAGTCATGATGCAGAGTCCACCACCGATCCGCTCGCCTGTCAGCAGTGCACAGACACTGCACTCAATGGGAAACTATCGGACAGTAGTACCCCCAGGGCCGGCTGGCCCTCCCATGGGCGTGGCCCCACCCCCACCACATGGCAGTGTACCGGTCTCGCAGAGCCAGTCACCGTCGTGGTCCCAATCACCCAGAACAACCCCATCCCCGCTGGCCTGCCATGCGCGGTCCCCAGCACCCCCGCAACAGCCGCCCTTCTCTCCACCAACGCCTGCACCCACCCCGCAGCTCCAGAAGCCACCCTCACCAATATCCGGCTCCCACGATCCTCTCCAGTCGCTGGAGAAAATGGTTCTTCTGGACCCACACAATAGCGGCGGTGGAAACGTAAATTATGGCGGCATGCAGGAGTCCTCTGGCTACGGATCTAATTCGGGTGGTGGCACTGAGAGTGGGCCCAGCTCACCTTATCCGACTTACTACAACCTCGACCAGAACCGGATGTGCACCCCACCGGATCCGGGGCCTCCTTATGGCATTGCGAACTTCGCTGCCACGGGCGCCTACCGTACAGTGCTGCCCAACATGGACAACCCTGCTCTGCGGAGCGAAAGGACCAGTAGTGGGGGCATTCCCGCACCTGCCCCGCCCCCTGGTGTGTACCCTCAACCTGTTGTGAATGGTGTGAGTGATGGTGATTTTGGGACGAGTAGTAGTCCCATGGCGGGTCCTCCACCCAGGGTCAGTGAATTTGACCGACCGTACGCTGGTGCAGGACCACGGGGAGGAACACCACCCTGCGACGACCTGACAAAGCGACGGCGGAGTTCGGACAGTGCACTGTGCAATCGGCCTTCCAGTGTTGGAGTCCCCGGTCCGTCGGGGGCGACGTCGGCTTCGGGTGCAGTGGACAGTGGGTGCAAGCTCAGGCGGCGCAGTGTTGCAGGTGTTCCTGATGGGATAGGCGCATCACCGGGGCCCCTGACAGTTATGCCTGGTGAACCAGCACATAGGGTGAAAACAGAACCAGAAGTGAGCACGTCAGAACCAGAACGTGTGCCAGTGAGTGAGGTGGTGTGTTTTAGTGGTACttctgctgctactactactactagtgcTGCCAAAGCTACAAGTGCCACCGCTGCTTCTTCTGTTGCCACTACACCAGCTACGCAACAGCCATCGCCAACAAAGCGCAAGAGGGGCCGACCCTTTGGCACAAAAAACAAGGCCAAGGACTCAGCGACTGTGGGCAAGCGAAGACGGCGCAAGGCGGTGGCTACGGTGCACCCGGTGCCTGCTGCGACGCCTACCACAGCGGTTGCGGCAGCAGCGACAACGAAAGTTCGCACGCCCACGACGGGACCCTACATTCGTGTGTTTGGGACGCGCGAGCGCCCGCTGTCATCCCACATCGTGAATGTGGCCCCACGCACTGTGCCAGAGGACGAGAGCAAGCGGAAAAAGGTCAGTGCCCCTGCCCGTGTAGGACCACACCACCCGACGGGTCGTCGGCTTGCCGGATCGGCGGCGCACACAAGCACGTTGTCACCCCACTACGACGCTGTGACGCGGGACCCTACGTGGTTGTGCGCGTTTTGCCTGAAGGGCAGCCATCACCAAG GGCTGGGTGACCTGTACGGGCCATACCCGGGCACTGTGGTGCGACCAGCCGAGCCGGAACCGGTAAGCTGCCAGGAGGAGGTGCTACGCAGGGGCAGGGCCACCAAACGGAAAAAGAGCGACTCGACCTCAGGCACCGAGGAAGGCTCCACACCGCGGCGATGCAGCCGGCAG CGGAGGCCCAGTGAAGCAGAAAGGGAAGTGGAGGTGTCCAAGGAACTCTGGGTGCACGAGACGTGTGCCACCTGGTCCCAGGGAGTGTACCTCGGTGGGAACCGGGTGCATGGACTACAAGAAGCCGTAGCCGAAGCCGCTCACCTG GTATGCTGCAAGTGCAAGCTCGTCGGTGCTTCTCTGGGCTGCATCACCCGGGGCTGCAGCGAAAAATACCACTACCTCTGTGCCGTAGAAAAAG GTTGTTATTTGGACACTGAAAACTTCTCCATCGTGTGCTCCAAACACAAG aaaccaaACGCACGCCCCTCCTAA
- the LOC135912902 gene encoding uncharacterized protein CG5098-like isoform X3 has translation MLAWCGRPERGGVDGVGAQYASSPQVPWRGMADPAAYPGCVGQSMNFAEHPYENRGPGHCQSSGGGYPYPSQYRPHPSSPPASYGPPPGQHCGGNYGNGPMPSSPGPYQRQPYPGAVPEMRYGPRHSAPPAYPGSPAPLSKPPGAWDHSMGGGNYGTRPVMMQSPPPIRSPVSSAQTLHSMGNYRTVVPPGPAGPPMGVAPPPPHGSVPVSQSQSPSWSQSPRTTPSPLACHARSPAPPQQPPFSPPTPAPTPQLQKPPSPISGSHDPLQSLEKMVLLDPHNSGGGNVNYGGMQESSGYGSNSGGGTESGPSSPYPTYYNLDQNRMCTPPDPGPPYGIANFAATGAYRTVLPNMDNPALRSERTSSGGIPAPAPPPGPRGGTPPCDDLTKRRRSSDSALCNRPSSVGVPGPSGATSASGAVDSGCKLRRRSVAGVPDGIGASPGPLTVMPGEPAHRVKTEPEVSTSEPERVPVSEVVCFSGTSAATTTTSAAKATSATAASSVATTPATQQPSPTKRKRGRPFGTKNKAKDSATVGKRRRRKAVATVHPVPAATPTTAVAAAATTKVRTPTTGPYIRVFGTRERPLSSHIVNVAPRTVPEDESKRKKVSAPARVGPHHPTGRRLAGSAAHTSTLSPHYDAVTRDPTWLCAFCLKGSHHQGLGDLYGPYPGTVVRPAEPEPVSCQEEVLRRGRATKRKKSDSTSGTEEGSTPRRCSRQRRPSEAEREVEVSKELWVHETCATWSQGVYLGGNRVHGLQEAVAEAAHLVCCKCKLVGASLGCITRGCSEKYHYLCAVEKGCYLDTENFSIVCSKHKKPNARPS, from the exons ATGTTGGCGTGGTGCG GACGTCCGGAGAGGGGCGGCGTGGACGGCGTAGGGGCCCAGTACGCCAGCTCCCCCCAGGTTCCCTGGAGGGGCATGGCTGATCCAGCCGCCTACCCGG GTTGTGTTGGGCAGAGCATGAACTTTGCAGAACACCCCTATGAAAATCGTGGG CCTGGTCACTGTCAAAGCAGTGGTGGGGGCTACCCGTACCCGTCACAGTATCGTCCGCACCCGAGCTCTCCACCCGCGTCCTACGGTCCACCACCGGGCCAGCACTGTGGCGGAAACTACGGCAACGGCCCCATGCCGAGCAGCCCGGGGCCATACCAGCGGCAGCCGTATCCTGGCGCTGTGCCCGAGATGCGCTACGGTCCCCGTCACTCAGCCCCACCTGCATATCCAGGCTCCCCGGCACCACTCTCAAAGCCACCAGGCGCGTGGGATCACAGCATGGGCGGTGGAAATTATGGCACAAGGCCAGTCATGATGCAGAGTCCACCACCGATCCGCTCGCCTGTCAGCAGTGCACAGACACTGCACTCAATGGGAAACTATCGGACAGTAGTACCCCCAGGGCCGGCTGGCCCTCCCATGGGCGTGGCCCCACCCCCACCACATGGCAGTGTACCGGTCTCGCAGAGCCAGTCACCGTCGTGGTCCCAATCACCCAGAACAACCCCATCCCCGCTGGCCTGCCATGCGCGGTCCCCAGCACCCCCGCAACAGCCGCCCTTCTCTCCACCAACGCCTGCACCCACCCCGCAGCTCCAGAAGCCACCCTCACCAATATCCGGCTCCCACGATCCTCTCCAGTCGCTGGAGAAAATGGTTCTTCTGGACCCACACAATAGCGGCGGTGGAAACGTAAATTATGGCGGCATGCAGGAGTCCTCTGGCTACGGATCTAATTCGGGTGGTGGCACTGAGAGTGGGCCCAGCTCACCTTATCCGACTTACTACAACCTCGACCAGAACCGGATGTGCACCCCACCGGATCCGGGGCCTCCTTATGGCATTGCGAACTTCGCTGCCACGGGCGCCTACCGTACAGTGCTGCCCAACATGGACAACCCTGCTCTGCGGAGCGAAAGGACCAGTAGTGGGGGCATTCCCGCACCTGCCCCGCCCCCTG GACCACGGGGAGGAACACCACCCTGCGACGACCTGACAAAGCGACGGCGGAGTTCGGACAGTGCACTGTGCAATCGGCCTTCCAGTGTTGGAGTCCCCGGTCCGTCGGGGGCGACGTCGGCTTCGGGTGCAGTGGACAGTGGGTGCAAGCTCAGGCGGCGCAGTGTTGCAGGTGTTCCTGATGGGATAGGCGCATCACCGGGGCCCCTGACAGTTATGCCTGGTGAACCAGCACATAGGGTGAAAACAGAACCAGAAGTGAGCACGTCAGAACCAGAACGTGTGCCAGTGAGTGAGGTGGTGTGTTTTAGTGGTACttctgctgctactactactactagtgcTGCCAAAGCTACAAGTGCCACCGCTGCTTCTTCTGTTGCCACTACACCAGCTACGCAACAGCCATCGCCAACAAAGCGCAAGAGGGGCCGACCCTTTGGCACAAAAAACAAGGCCAAGGACTCAGCGACTGTGGGCAAGCGAAGACGGCGCAAGGCGGTGGCTACGGTGCACCCGGTGCCTGCTGCGACGCCTACCACAGCGGTTGCGGCAGCAGCGACAACGAAAGTTCGCACGCCCACGACGGGACCCTACATTCGTGTGTTTGGGACGCGCGAGCGCCCGCTGTCATCCCACATCGTGAATGTGGCCCCACGCACTGTGCCAGAGGACGAGAGCAAGCGGAAAAAGGTCAGTGCCCCTGCCCGTGTAGGACCACACCACCCGACGGGTCGTCGGCTTGCCGGATCGGCGGCGCACACAAGCACGTTGTCACCCCACTACGACGCTGTGACGCGGGACCCTACGTGGTTGTGCGCGTTTTGCCTGAAGGGCAGCCATCACCAAG GGCTGGGTGACCTGTACGGGCCATACCCGGGCACTGTGGTGCGACCAGCCGAGCCGGAACCGGTAAGCTGCCAGGAGGAGGTGCTACGCAGGGGCAGGGCCACCAAACGGAAAAAGAGCGACTCGACCTCAGGCACCGAGGAAGGCTCCACACCGCGGCGATGCAGCCGGCAG CGGAGGCCCAGTGAAGCAGAAAGGGAAGTGGAGGTGTCCAAGGAACTCTGGGTGCACGAGACGTGTGCCACCTGGTCCCAGGGAGTGTACCTCGGTGGGAACCGGGTGCATGGACTACAAGAAGCCGTAGCCGAAGCCGCTCACCTG GTATGCTGCAAGTGCAAGCTCGTCGGTGCTTCTCTGGGCTGCATCACCCGGGGCTGCAGCGAAAAATACCACTACCTCTGTGCCGTAGAAAAAG GTTGTTATTTGGACACTGAAAACTTCTCCATCGTGTGCTCCAAACACAAG aaaccaaACGCACGCCCCTCCTAA